CGCCCTACGCCGTCGCGGCGATCCCGTATGCGGACAAGCACGGGCGCGACGGGCTCGCGGTCGTCGCGAAGGGCACGTTCGAGATCGCGGGCCCGGGCGAGCCGGTCGCGCTCGCCGACGAGCAGGAGCCGGTCGCGTTCGCCGACGCGTGGCACGGCGAGCCCGGCGCGTCGAGCCTGCGCTACGCCGCGGACTCGACGCCGCCGAAGCCGGGCGCGGACGTCGCGCTCGTCGGTCACGCCTATCCGCCGACCGCCGACGCGCGCGAGTTCGACGTGTCGCTGCAGGTGGGCGAGCGCATCCACGTCGTGCGCGTGTTCGGCGACCGGCACTGGGAGCGCGGCCTGCTCGGCTGGCGCCCCACGCCGCCCGAGCCCGTCGAGCGCGTGCCGCTCGTCTACGAGCGCGCGTTCGGCGGCGCCGACCTCTGCCCGAGCGACCCGGCGAAGCACGCCTTCGAGCCGCGCAACCCGGTCGGCACGGGCTTCGTCGGACGCGGCGGCCGCGAGCGGCTGCGCGATCTCGCGCTGCCGAACCTCGAGGATCCGGGCGCGCCGATCGGGCGGCCGAAGGATCGCCCGGCGCCCGCGGGCTTCGGATTCGTCGCGCCGGCGTGGAGCCCGCGCGCCGAGCGCGCGGGCACGTACGACGACGCGTGGCAACGCGATCGCTGTCCGCTCCTTCCGCTCGACTTCGACGAGCGCTTCTTCCACGCCGCCCATCCCGCGCTCTGCTCCCCGCAGCCGCTCGCGGGCGGCGAGCGCGTGCGCATCGTGAACGCGAGCCGCGACGGCACGCTCGACTTCCGCCTTCCCGCCGAGTCGCTCGCGGTGACGGCGTGGATCCGCGGCGAGCCCGTGCGCGGCGAGTCGCGCCTCGACACGGTCGTGATCGAGCCCGACGCGCGCCGGCTCGTCGCAGTCTGGCGCGCGGCGATCCCGTGCCCGCGCACGCTCCTCTACGTGCAGTACGTGTTCGTGAAGCGCGCCGGGGACGCGCGCGGCGACGCGCGCGCGGAGGTCGCGTGAGCGCCGTCGCCGCGCCGGGCGCGGTCGTGACGGCCGTCGGTGCCGTGACCCCGGTCGGCTGCGGCGTCGTCGAGACGGGCGCCTCGATCCGCGCGGGCATCGCGCGCCTGCGCGTGCATCCGAGCTACGTGCCGATCCAGCCCGAGATCCCCGACGGCGAGCCCGAGCCCGTGCGCGCGGCGTGGGTGCTCGATCCCGGGCTCGGCGTCGGGCTGCGCGAGCGACTCGCGCGGCTCGCGCTCGCCGCGCTCGCCGACCTCGCCGCGACGAGCGGGCTGCGGCGCGACGAGTGCGAGGGGCTTCCCGTCGCGTGGGCGCTGCCCGAGCGCGGACGCGACGGCATCGCCGACGTCGACGCGGCCGACCTCGCGCGCGACGTCGCCGCGCGCAGCGGGCTCGCGCTCGCATTCGCCGGCGCGTGCGAGGACGGCCACGCGGCGGCGCACGCCGCGCTCGCGCGCGCGCTCGAGCAACTCGCGGGCGGCGCGCCGCGCTGCCTGGTCGTCGCCGTCGACTCGCAGCTCGACGAGGACGTGCTCGCGTCGCTCGACGCCGCCTACCGGCTGCGCAGCGCGCGCAACGTCGACGGCTACATCCCCGGCGAGGCGGCGGTCGCGCTGCTCGTCGAGCGCGCCGACGCGGCGCGCGCGCGCGGCGCGCACGCGCCGGTCGCGATTCGCGGCGTGGCGCGCGGGGACGAGCCGTCCTCGAGCCGGTCGGACGCCGCGTCGACGGGCGCGGGGCTCGCGGAGGCGTGCCGGGCGGCGCTCGCGGGAGCGGCGCTCGAGCGCGCGCGCTGGGTCGTGTGCGACCTCAACGGCGAGAGCCATCGCGCCCACGAGTGGGGCACGGTATCGACTCGGCTCGCGGCGGAGCTCGCGTCCCCCGCCGTGTGGCACCCGGCCGACTGCGCGGGCGACGTCGGGGCGGCGTCGGGCGCGCTCGGGGTCGCGCTCGTGGCGCGCGCGCACGCGCGCGGCTACGCGCCGGCCCGCGATGCGCTCGTCTGGTGCGCGTCGGAGGGCGCCGCGCGCGCCGCGGCGATCGTCGGCGCGAACGAGGAGGCAGGCCCATGGGCTCGACCGTGATCGTCAACGGCCGCACCGCCGTGCACAAGGGCAGCGGCGGCGTCTCGACCGCCTTCCCCGACGTGTGCAAGACGCCGACGCCCGGCGGCCCCGTCCCCATTCCGTATCCGAACGTCGCGATGTCGTCGGACACGGACAAGGGTGCGAAGAAGGTGAAGGTCGACGGCAACCCGGTCGCGCTCGCGAGCTCGAACTTCAAGACGAGCACGGGCGACGAGGCGGGCTCGGCGGGCGGCGTCGTGTCCTCGAAGACGAAGGGCAAGGCCGAGTTCGTGAACTACTCGTTCGACGTGAAGGCCGAGGGCAAGAACGTGCCGCGGCTCGGCGACCTGATGCTGCAGAACAAGGGCGGCTCGCCGAACACGCCGCCCGCGCCCGAGGTGCAGCCGCCGGCCGTGGCCGTGCCGCTCGCCGACCCGGAGGCGCAGGACGACGAGCTCGAGGAGGTCGCCGTCATCGACGTCGAGGAGTACGACCGCGAGGAGTCGGAGTAGGAGGCGGCGCGATGCCGACGTTCCAGCAGTGGGTGAACTTCCCCGACCGCGACGGCCGCATCGGCAGCGTGGCCGTGACGCGCGCGGACTTCGTCGACGGCGACGTGCCCTCGACGAGCCGGATGGGGCGCGTCGTCTACGTGCGCGCGCGCTTCCGGCGCAACGAGTCGGGCGGGGTCGCGAAGCTCGAGATCATTCCCGACGGCGACAACGCTCGCTATTCGCTGCGCGAGCGGAGCAGCCACGCGGGCATCTTCGTGCCGTCCGCGCAGCGCGGCGTGCGCATCGCGCGCGACGGGCGCGCGCGCTTCCGCGTCACGCTCCCGCCGGCGGGCGGCGACAAGTTCCGCTTCCGCGCGCGCAACCCCGCGACGGGCCACACCGTCGACTGCGACGTCGAGATCGAGACGCGGCGCAAGCTCTTCTTCCAGCTGATCCGCATGCGGCGCGCGCGCAAGATCACCGCCGCACACGCGCGCCGCTTCGAGGACCGCTTCTGGGACACGGGCTCGAAGCTCTACCTGAAGCTCGAGGAGCTCGCGACCGGCCGCACGATCCCGAACCTCGTGAACTTCGACGACACGATCCAGTCGGTCGCCGACCGCGTGAAGCGCGACGCGCGCGGCCAGTACGACGCGTCGCGCGCGCCGTTCTCGTTCGTCGTCGTCTTCGTCAACCGCAACTGCATCCAGGGCACGGAGAACGGCAGCCAGCGCGCGACGAACGGCGGCGGCGCGCTGCAGATCCAGACGAACGACCCGCTCTTCCACTACGCCGACCCGTCCGTCGGCTACTACAACCGCGTGACGTGGACGCCCGACGGCGGCCCGCCCGAGGTCGTGCCGCGGAGCGCCATCACGGTCGTCGACAAGTGGACGCTCTCGATCGACGCGTCGGCGCTCGCGTCGGGGCCCGGGCGGCTGCGCTGGTCGCTCAAGGTGGTCGAGATCGAGGGGATGGGGCTGTCGCTGCCGACGGAGAACCTGTGCACGGTCGCCTCGCGTTCGCTCGACGCGACGGTGCCGAGCCGCGAGATGCTGAACGTGATCGTGCACGAGGTCGGCCACAAGATCGGCATGGTGCCCGGGCCGCAGGGCGACCCCGACCTCGACCGCCAACCCAAGTACTACGACGGGCGCGGGCACAGCGGCGGGCACTGCCACTTCGGCGCGCCGCTGCTCGCCAACTACATGGCCGCGGGCAACCCGTCCATCGACCCGCGCTGCACGATGTTCGGCGACACGAGCTCGGACACCGACCGGTTCTGCCGCTACTGCCTGCGCTCGGTGCGCCGGCTCGACGTGAGCCCCGCGCGCAAGCAGGGCCTGCGGCGGCAGTTCTGATGCGGCGCGGCCCGGCGAGCGGGCGGAACGGCGCGGCGTGGGCGTGGGCGATCGCCGCGGCGCTCGCGCTCGCGTCGGGCTGTGCGAGCGCCGGCGCGAGTGCGGGTGTGGGCGCGGGAGACGCCGCGGGAGGGGAGGGAGCGATGAGCGGAACGGATCCGGTCGAGGACGCGGCGGCCTTCGAGGCGGTCGATGTCGGGAGCTTCCGCGAGGCGGAGTGCTCTCCCGTGTTCGACGACGACGAGCGCGGGCTGCGCATCCGCATGCCGGCGCGCGCGGTGCTGCCCGTCGCGGGCGGCGCGTTCGAGCCCGACGCGCGGCTGCCGCTGTGCATGGCCGTGCAGATGAGCGGCCTCGAGCTGCGCGGCTACGACAGCGTGTTCGAGGCGGTGAACGTCGTCGTCGTCGACGACGCCGGCGAGAGCGTCTTCGCGGGCCGCGTCTGGCGCGACC
This Myxococcota bacterium DNA region includes the following protein-coding sequences:
- a CDS encoding DUF2169 domain-containing protein — protein: MLSVDNATPYAVAAIPYADKHGRDGLAVVAKGTFEIAGPGEPVALADEQEPVAFADAWHGEPGASSLRYAADSTPPKPGADVALVGHAYPPTADAREFDVSLQVGERIHVVRVFGDRHWERGLLGWRPTPPEPVERVPLVYERAFGGADLCPSDPAKHAFEPRNPVGTGFVGRGGRERLRDLALPNLEDPGAPIGRPKDRPAPAGFGFVAPAWSPRAERAGTYDDAWQRDRCPLLPLDFDERFFHAAHPALCSPQPLAGGERVRIVNASRDGTLDFRLPAESLAVTAWIRGEPVRGESRLDTVVIEPDARRLVAVWRAAIPCPRTLLYVQYVFVKRAGDARGDARAEVA
- a CDS encoding DUF4150 domain-containing protein; translation: MGSTVIVNGRTAVHKGSGGVSTAFPDVCKTPTPGGPVPIPYPNVAMSSDTDKGAKKVKVDGNPVALASSNFKTSTGDEAGSAGGVVSSKTKGKAEFVNYSFDVKAEGKNVPRLGDLMLQNKGGSPNTPPAPEVQPPAVAVPLADPEAQDDELEEVAVIDVEEYDREESE